The Actinotalea sp. JY-7876 sequence TTGTGCCGGTGTGCCAGCCGAGGACTCGGCGGGCCGGCCGTTCAGGGGGCTTCGACGCGGGTGCGGTCCTCGGCTCTGAACGTGGACGCTTACGACCCCGTCGTCCCATGTCCACACCCGTGACCTACCAGGAGTGGTGTGCGACGAACCCTCGACAACTCACGTCGCCAGGGGGCCATTTCAGCCGTCGTTGACAATCCGCCCCTCAACTCATCCTCCTGCGTCTCTCGGTCGCTTCTCCCGATGATGCTGCGACGGTTCTTGCGATGGAGAAGTGACGAACGAGAGGGCGGAACCAACCTGATAGCGCCGGTGGGCCCAACACCGCCTTGGTCGCGGAAGGTGGAGAGCTCCTCACTTGAGCTCACGGTGCCCGCGCATTGCGTGCCTGCGTCATTCGACGACCGGCACGACGAGCGATTGTCAGAAGCCTGTGCGCGACTCTGGCGCCGGACTTGCCTTCGACATCGAGCTCTTTGCCATGGCCGCTCCCGTGCGGCTCGCGCATTTGCTCCATGCCGTGGCGAAACGCTCAATGGGCATCAGGGGTGCTCACGCTGCCGGGCTGCAGGTGGGAGATCCCGACCCGGCGGTCGGCAGAGGCCACGCGAGTCCTTGTCCATAGCGCGCCCCTCGCCCTCAGGAGCACGGGCACGACGTTCGACCGGAGAAACAACGAAGGCCGGGTCCAAGGACCCGGCCTTCGTTCCACGCTTGGCGTATCAGCGAGCCTGGGCCGTCTGGCGGCGGCGCGCGACGAGAACCGCACCTGCGCCCGCGAGCACGAGGGCACCGGCACCAGCGGCCAGCTCAACCCCGTCGAAGCCCGTGGCGGGGAGGGCGCCGGCAGCAGCACCGGCAGCCGTGACCGTGAGGACCTCGTCGCCGACCAGGTTGCCCGCAGCGTCGAACACCTGAGCGGTGTACGTGCCAGCGGCCGACAGCGTCACGCTGTACGTCACCGAGGAGCCCGTCGCCGTCTTGGCGAGCGACTTCGTGCCCGCGATCGTGATGGCGTCGTTGGAGATGGACGCCGGGTTCGACGTGATGGTGAGCGTGTAGGCCTCACCGGCCGTCGTGCCATTCGTCGTGATGGTGAATGCCTCGCCGACGGTGGGCGTGGCGTCCGTGGTGCTGGTGTTGAAGCTCGGCGCGTCATACGCCATCGCGGCGGTCGGGGCGACGGCGAGGGTCGCGGCGGCGAGAACGGTGAGGGCGATACGGCGACGGTTCATGTGAGATTCCCTGGGGCTGCAGCGTGTGGGGGTACCGTGAGCATGATCACTCGGTGGCTGCCGGAACTCTAGCGGGCCTCACGTGCACATGGGAAGGGCGGGCGCAGAAGTCACCCGGCGCGGAACCGGGGTTGTCCGCATTTCAGGATGATTCCCGGGCTCGGGTCCCGACAGGACCGAATAGGTGATGGTCTCGGTGGCGCCGGGCGCGAGGGTGACCGTGCGCCCGACGACCGCCAGCCCGTCGTGCCGCTGTGACGTGATTCCCGGCTCGCCCGCCGTGGACTCGACCTCGTCGACCAGGCCGCCGTGCGGGGCGTAGACCAGCACGTTCATCTGGATATGCCCCTTGGGGAAATCTGGATCGGTCCCCGTGACGTACGTCGGCAGCTGCGCCGGATCGCCCGGGACCTCGTTCCGCAGGGTCACCGTGACGACCAGTTCCCGCGTTCCGTCGGCGAAGCACGTGCCGCCGCCCAGGGTCGTCTCGAAGCCGAGGTAGTACCCCATCTTGTCGGCGTTGCCATCGTTGAGAAACACCCCGATAACAGGATTTTTACCTGCGGATCCGCGCAGCTCACCGCTCAGAACCGTTCCCGAAAGTGCATTCTGCTCCTCCTCGCGAGCCGACCACACCATGAGCCGGCCCTGTCGTGCGGCCTCCGCCAAGGCGTCGACCGCGGCGGCCGGAGACCCCTGGCCTCCGACGACTGCCGAGAACACGCCCTGCGACGTCTCGGCGAAGAACGCGTCCTGCTCCGCCGGCGGTAGCAGCAGGTAGACCGTGTTGAGCAGCACCTCGACCGCGTTCTCGCTCGTGAGCGAGCCGCCGACCGCGTCGGACACCGCGCCGGGCGGAAGCGGCACCGGGCCGGTGGCGCCGAGCACGAGCGCCAGCGTCCCCGGGTCCACCGACAGCACGCCGTCGACTGTCCCTCCGAGCTCCTGCTCCCAGATCGCCTTCGTCAGCTCCCCGGTGCGCGGGAAGTCGGGCGTGAACGTGACGTCGCGGATGTCCGAGGCCAGGTCCTCGCCGAAGAGCGCCTGCTCGGCGGCGGTCAGCGGAAGCACGGGCTCCGGTAGCTCGACCAACGGACCGCCGGACCGCTGCTCCACCACCCGCACGGCCCCACCCTCGGCCTCCAGCAGGATCACGGCGCCCGGGATGCCGCCGGTGGCCCGCGGCTCGGCGGTGTTCTGCACCAGCAGGACGTACGACCGCGGGCCGTCCGCGCCGAGCATCGGGGGCAAGAGCTGGACGGCCTTGGCGGCGGTCGCCGTGGTCATCGCCACCGCGTTCACCTGGCCGGTGAGGTCTGCGACGGGGCCGGCCAGCGGCCCCCAGAGCGCCGCGGGGTCCAGGGACGCCACACGCTCCGCCGCGCTCTGGACCTCGGCGTCGGCGGCCACGACCGCCGGCGCGGCCTCCTGGAGCGGCGCCAGGGGGACGCGCCCGTCCACCGGGGCCAGGGCCGACGGGTCCACGATGGCGGTGGCGTCCATGAGCCCGGGGAGCGCACGGTCCGCGAGCCCGTCGACCACCTCGCTGACCACCTGGACCGCGCGCACGTTCGGCCCCACCCACGGGAGCACGCTCGCGGCCGACCAGTGCGGGCCGTGCGCTGCTGCCATGGCGCGGTCCGAGTGGTCCTGGAGGTCGGCGAGGGTCGTCTCGGCGGCGGCACGGTCACCGGCGAGCACCTGGTCCTGGAGCTGCGTCACCAGGCCCGCCGCGGTGAGCAGCTCCTCCCGGGCGCGCAGCGCGTCGAGGGCGAGCCACCCGGCCCACGCGACGAGCAGCACCAGCAGGCACTGCACGGCGGTCAGGACGGGGCGGCGTCGGCGACGTCGGGCGGCGGACGCGTGCCGCGGCGCCTCCGCGGCCCGGCGCGAACGGCGGGTGGGCGCGGCCTCCACGCCCCCGGCGTTCGTCACCACTGGCTCCTCTGGTTGACCCCGTGCAGCGGCCGAGCCTACTCATCGCGGCGGCGCGCGTGACCACCACGGCCACGACGCCGACTGACGCGCGGCGCCCCGACCCGCCACACTGTGCCCGTGACGACCGACTCCTCCGCACCGACGTCTCGCGCCACCTTCTCGATCCTGACCGTGTGCACGGGCAACATCTGCCGCTCCCCCGCGGTCGAGCGCCTCCTCGCGGCCGGGCTCGGCCCCGACTCCGGCGTGAGCGTGACCAGCGCCGGGACCCACGCGATGGTCGGCTACCCCGTCTCCGAGCCGATGGTCCCGCTGCTGACCACCGCTGGCGGCACCGCGGACGGCTTCGCCGCCCGGCAGCTCACCGAGCGCCTCGCGCGCGACGCCGACCTGGTGCTCGCCCTGACGCGCGCCCACCGCAGCGCCGTCGTCGAGGCCGCACCGGCGACCGTGCGGCGCGCCTTCACGCTGCTCGAGTTCGCCCGGCTCGCGGCCGCCGTCGACCCGGCGCAGCTGCCGGCCGGGACCCCCGCCGAGCGCCTCGCCGCGCTCGTCCCGCTCGCGACGGCGCAGCGCGGGCGCACCCCGGTCGCGCCCGACGCCGACGACGTCGTCGACCCGTACCGGCGCGGGGACGCGGTCTACGCGCAGGTCTTCGACGTCATGGCACCCGCCGTCGCGACGATCGTGGCGATCGCCCGCGGCTGACCCGCCCCGGTGGGCCGAGCGGGTGAACCCGCGGCGGCAACCGCAACTCTCGCGTCATCGCGCGCCCGCGCCGCGCTCACACTCAGTGACAGTCCCTCACCGGGACGACGACAAGGGCACACCCGTCGCGAGGCGGGGCCGCAACGCCACGGGACCGCACGCCGGTCGGCCGGGCTACCGAAGGGACACGCATGGCCACGCTCGACCGCGCCGCCAACACCGACACCGCGCTGGACGCAGACCAGGGCGCCGCGCAGCTCGCGCTCGGCCTGTTCAACCGTCGTCCCGACGCCCTCGAGGTCGAGCTGCAGCGCGAGCTCGGCGGCGGCCAGCTGCGCATGCACTACCAGCCGCAGCTGGACCTGGGCGACGGCCGCGTGGTCGCCATGGAGGCGCTGATCCGCTGGGCCCACCCCGACCACGGCCTCATGACGCCGGGGCAGTTCCTGCCCCTGGCGGAGAGCAACGGTCTCATGGGCATGATCGACACGTGGGCCCTGCGCACCGCGTGCCGCGACGGCGCCTGGCTGGCCTCGCGCGGCCGCACCATCGAGGTCGCCGTCAACGTCACGGCCTCCCAGCTCACCGACCCCACCTTCCTCACCGAGGTCGAGCAGGCCACGCGGGCGGCCGGCCTGCCCATCGAGCTGCTCACGGTCGAGATGGGCCTGCGCGACGTGCTCGCCCAGATCTACGCGGCGCGCGACGTCGCGCTCGGGCTCCACCGTCGCGGCGTGCGCGTCTCGGTGAGCGACGTCGGCACCGGCGCCTCCTCCCCGGGCCGCCTCGCGCAGCTGCGGGTCGGGGAGGTCAAGGTCGACCGCGCGCTGACCGCCGCGATGGACGACGCGAGCATCGGCACGGTCGACGTCGTCCGCGAGATCGTCGCCGCCGCGAAGGCCGACGGTGCCCGGGTGGTCGCCGAGGGCATCGAGACGCCCGCGCAGTACGAGGCCGCACGCCTGGCGGGCTGCGACCGGGCGCAGGGCTACCTGCTGGGCCGGCCGGCCCCGCTCGAGGACCTCGCCGGGCTGCTCGCTCGCTCGCGCTGAGCCCTAGCCCGGCGGGGCCGGTCGACGCACCCCGGCCCCGCGGCCTCACAGGGACCGGACGAGCTCGACGGCCTGCAGGAGCGTGAGGTCCGGCTGCTGCCTGCGCACAGCGACGACGGCGCTCACCTCGCCCTGCTGGTCGCGGCACCGCCGCACCGCGTCGACGTCGAGCCCGGCGGCGACGGCGGCGACGGACCCGTGCCGGGCGGCGAACCACGCGGCGCGCCGGCGCTCGTCCGCACGCTCGGCGACGAACCCGACGGCCGCCACCACGACGACGCCCGTGAAGAGCGCCGTGCCCGCGCCCGGCAGGTCGAGCAGGAGGAAGCAGACGGCGGACGAGAAGGACAGCACGACGCCCAGGACCAGCAGCGTCGTCGACAGGCGGCGGGACGGCCTCGTGCTCGTGGGCATGGAATCTCCTCGGGTCCGTGGTGCGGCGGGTGTGCCGCGCCGGCGCTCCGGACGCTAGGCGGGGAGCCCCGGCGGGCACGTCGCCCGAGCGACCGACGCCACGCGCGCGGCGTCCGACCCACGGCCCACCTCCGCGCGGCCCGCATCGCCCGGGGTGACGACGCGTGACCCGTCCCTGCCGCAGGTGATCGTGAGGCAGGACACGCCCCGCGACCCACCCCGCCATACCCCCGGGGGTATCGTGGAGGCATGTCCACGACCCCTCCCACCGCCCCGGCGCGGATCGTCGTCGTCGGAGGTGTCGCGGGCGGCATGAGCGCCGCCGCGCGCGCCCGGCGGCTGGACGAGCACGCCGAGATCGTCGTCCTCGAGCAGTCCGACTACGTCTCGTTCGCCAACTGCGGCCTGCCCTACCACCTGTCCGGCGAGATCGCGGAGCGCGAGGCCCTCCTCCTGCACACGCCCGCATCCCTGGCCGCTGCCCTCGCGCTGGACGTGCGCACCGGGACACGCGTCACCGCCGTCGACCCGGCCGCTCGCACCGTCACGGTGCTCACCGCGGACGGGCCGGACACCCTCTCCTACGACGCGCTCCTGCTGGCGCCGGGTGCCGTCGCCGTCCGGCCGCCGATCGACGGGCTCGACCACCCGTCCGTGCACGCCCTGCGCACCGTCCCCGACCTCGACGCGCTCGACGCCCGGGTGGCGGCCCTGACCCGCGACGCGGGCTCGACGCCGCCCACGGCCGTCGTCGTCGGCGCCGGGTTCATCGGGCTGGAGGCCGTCGAGGCGCTCGTCGCGCGCGGCCTGCAGGTCCACCTCGTCGAGCTCGCGGAGCACGTGCTGCCCCCGCTGGACGCCGAGCTCGCGCCGCTCGTCGCCGACGAGCTCACGGCCCACGGCGTCCACCTGCACGTGGGCACGTCCGCGCGGCGCATCACCGCGCGGGACGACGACGGCGCGGTCACGGTGACGCTCTCGGACGGCACCGACGTCCCGGCCGACGTCGTCGTCGTCAACGTCGGCGTGCGACCGGCGAGCGACCTCGCCCGCGACGCGGGCCTGGACCTCGGCCCCACGGGCGCGATCCGGGTCGACGCCGACCAGCGCACCTCCGACCCCCACATCTGGGCCGTCGGCGACGCCGTCGAGGTGACCCGCGCCGTGACCGGTGCGCTCGGTCCGGTGCCGCTCGCCGGACCGGCCAACCGGCAGGGCCGACGCGCCGCGGACTCCATGCTGGGACGCCGCACCACCCCGCAGGCCCCGGTGCTCGGGACCGCGATCGTGCGCGTCTTCGGGCTCACCGCCGCCATGACCGGCCCCGGCCAGGCGGACCTGCGGCGCGCCGGGATGGCGCACGAGGTCGTCCGGATCCACCCCGGTCACCACGCGGGCTACTTCCCCGGCGCCGAGCAGGTCCACCTCGTGGCGACGTTCGCCCCCGACGGGCGCCTCCTCGGTGTGCAGGGGGTCGGGCGCGACGGCGTCGACAAGCGCATCGACGTCCTCGCGACCGCGCTGCGTGCCGGCATGACCGCCGACGACCTCGCCGAGCTCGAGCTCGCGTACGCGCCGCCGTACGGGTCCGCCAAGGACCCGGTCAACATGCTCGGCTTCGTCGCGCAGAACGTCCTGGACGGCACCATGCCGCAGTGGCACCCGGACGAGCTCGACGCCGTCCTGGCCGAGACCCTCGTGCTCGACGTCCGCTCCCGCGCCGAGTACGGCCGGGGCCACCTCGAGGGCGCGCTGAACATCCCGCACACCGAGCTGCGCGCGCGCCTGGACGAGGTGCGCGACGCCGCCGGCGGCCGCCCCGTCAGCGTGCACTGCGCCAGCGGCGTGCGGTCGCACATCGCCACGCGCGTCCTGCTCGCCGCGGGGCTGGACGCCCGCAACCTCTCGGGCGGCTGGCTGACGCTGACCGCCGTCCACCCGCGGCTCACCCGGGCCTGAGCGCCCGCGCCACCCCGCCGAGCTCGAAGGAGACCACCATGTGCTACCCCGTCCGCTGCGCGACCTGCCGCAAGACCACGTGGGAGGGATGCGGCATGCACGTCGACGACGTCATGGCCGACGTGCCCCGCGCCGAGCAGTGCACCTGCCCCCGCTGACCGCCTGACGCACGAGGAGACCCCGCATGGAGCTCGACAAGGACGAGATGGTCAAGGTCACGAACCGCCTGCGGCGCGCGCAGGGGCAGCTCGCGGCCGTCGTGCGGATGCTCGACGAGGGCCGCGACTGCGAGGACGTGGTCATGCAGCTCTCGGCAGTCTCGCGCGCGCTGGACCGCGCGGGGTTCGCGATCATCGCGTCGGGCATGCGGCAGTGCCTCACGGCGCCCGCGGCCGGCGACGAGGACGCCGCGCCGACGCTCGACGTGGCCAAGCTCGAGAAGCTGTTCCTCTCCCTCGCCTGACCGCGTCCCCCGGCGGCCGGCCCCCGCCGGGCGCCACCGGACTCGTGCCCGTGCCCGATTCACGAGATGCGTCCCAGATCACGGCGTTTACAGTGGTAAGTGGCCTCCAGGTGCGGGGCCACGTTCACTAGGGGGGCACCATGGTCACGAACACGCGTCGAGTCGCGCGCCGGCAGGACGAGCCGGACGTCGTCGAGCTCAACCCGGTCTTCGCGCGTCCAGGCGAGGCGACCGAGCTACCGAAGTTCCGGATGCCGGACGACGAGTCGATGCCGTCGACGGCGTACCAGGTCGTCCACGACGAGGCGATGCTCGACGGGAACGCGCGACTGAACCTCGCGACGTTCGTCGGCACGTGGATGGACGAGTACGCGTCGCGCCTCTACCTCGAGGCCGCCGACAAGAACATGATCGACAAGGATGAGTACCCGCAGACCGCCGCGGTGGAGACCCGGTGCTGGACCATGCTGGGCGACCTGTGGCACGCGCCCGACCCGGAGCACACGATCGGCACCTCGACCATCGGCTCCTCGGAGGCGGCGATGCTCGGTGGGCTCGCGCTCAAGCGCCGCTGGCAGCACGCGCGCCGTGCGGCGGGCAAGGCGACGGACCGGCCCAACCTCGTGATGTCGAGCGCCGTGCAGGTCTGCTGGGAGAAGTTCTGCAACTACTTCGAGGTCGAGGCGCGATACGTCCCGATCACCGAGGAGCACAAGGTCCTCGACGGCTTCGAGCTCGAGAAGTACGTCGACGAGAACACGATCGGCGTCGTCGCGATCATGGGCGTCACCTACACGGGCATGTACGAGCCGGTGACGGAGATCGCCGCGGCGCTCGACCGGATCCAGGAGTCGACCGGCCTCGACGTCCCGATCCACGTCGACGGCGCCTCGGGCGGCATGATCGCGCCCTTCGTGCAGCCGGACCTCGAGTGGGACTTCCGGGTCGCCCGCGTCGCCTCCATCAACACCTCCGGCCACAAGTACGGCCTGGTCTACCCCGGACTCGGCTGGGTCGTGTGGCGGGACGTCGAGTCCCTGCCCGAGGACCTCGTGTTCCGCGTGTCCTACCTCGGCGGCGACATGCCGACGTTCGCGCTGAACTTCTCGCGCCCCGGCGCCCAGGTGCTGCTCCAGTACTACCTGTTCATCCGGCTGGGCCGCGCGGGCTACACCGCCGTGCAGCGCACGGCCCACGACGTGGCGCTGTACCTCTCCGGGGAGATCGCCAAGATGCCCGCGTTCGAGCTCTGGAACGACGGCTCGGACATCCCGGTCTTCGCCTGGCGGCTCCGCCACGGGCACACGGAGAACTGGAACCTGTACCACCTGTCCGAGCGGCTCCGGATGAAGGGCTGGCTCGTCCCGGCCTACCCGATGCCGGACGACCTGC is a genomic window containing:
- a CDS encoding LPXTG cell wall anchor domain-containing protein, with the protein product MNRRRIALTVLAAATLAVAPTAAMAYDAPSFNTSTTDATPTVGEAFTITTNGTTAGEAYTLTITSNPASISNDAITIAGTKSLAKTATGSSVTYSVTLSAAGTYTAQVFDAAGNLVGDEVLTVTAAGAAAGALPATGFDGVELAAGAGALVLAGAGAVLVARRRQTAQAR
- a CDS encoding DUF4012 domain-containing protein; protein product: MTNAGGVEAAPTRRSRRAAEAPRHASAARRRRRRPVLTAVQCLLVLLVAWAGWLALDALRAREELLTAAGLVTQLQDQVLAGDRAAAETTLADLQDHSDRAMAAAHGPHWSAASVLPWVGPNVRAVQVVSEVVDGLADRALPGLMDATAIVDPSALAPVDGRVPLAPLQEAAPAVVAADAEVQSAAERVASLDPAALWGPLAGPVADLTGQVNAVAMTTATAAKAVQLLPPMLGADGPRSYVLLVQNTAEPRATGGIPGAVILLEAEGGAVRVVEQRSGGPLVELPEPVLPLTAAEQALFGEDLASDIRDVTFTPDFPRTGELTKAIWEQELGGTVDGVLSVDPGTLALVLGATGPVPLPPGAVSDAVGGSLTSENAVEVLLNTVYLLLPPAEQDAFFAETSQGVFSAVVGGQGSPAAAVDALAEAARQGRLMVWSAREEEQNALSGTVLSGELRGSAGKNPVIGVFLNDGNADKMGYYLGFETTLGGGTCFADGTRELVVTVTLRNEVPGDPAQLPTYVTGTDPDFPKGHIQMNVLVYAPHGGLVDEVESTAGEPGITSQRHDGLAVVGRTVTLAPGATETITYSVLSGPEPGNHPEMRTTPVPRRVTSAPALPMCT
- a CDS encoding low molecular weight phosphatase family protein; translation: MTTDSSAPTSRATFSILTVCTGNICRSPAVERLLAAGLGPDSGVSVTSAGTHAMVGYPVSEPMVPLLTTAGGTADGFAARQLTERLARDADLVLALTRAHRSAVVEAAPATVRRAFTLLEFARLAAAVDPAQLPAGTPAERLAALVPLATAQRGRTPVAPDADDVVDPYRRGDAVYAQVFDVMAPAVATIVAIARG
- a CDS encoding EAL domain-containing protein; this encodes MATLDRAANTDTALDADQGAAQLALGLFNRRPDALEVELQRELGGGQLRMHYQPQLDLGDGRVVAMEALIRWAHPDHGLMTPGQFLPLAESNGLMGMIDTWALRTACRDGAWLASRGRTIEVAVNVTASQLTDPTFLTEVEQATRAAGLPIELLTVEMGLRDVLAQIYAARDVALGLHRRGVRVSVSDVGTGASSPGRLAQLRVGEVKVDRALTAAMDDASIGTVDVVREIVAAAKADGARVVAEGIETPAQYEAARLAGCDRAQGYLLGRPAPLEDLAGLLARSR
- a CDS encoding FAD-dependent oxidoreductase; amino-acid sequence: MSTTPPTAPARIVVVGGVAGGMSAAARARRLDEHAEIVVLEQSDYVSFANCGLPYHLSGEIAEREALLLHTPASLAAALALDVRTGTRVTAVDPAARTVTVLTADGPDTLSYDALLLAPGAVAVRPPIDGLDHPSVHALRTVPDLDALDARVAALTRDAGSTPPTAVVVGAGFIGLEAVEALVARGLQVHLVELAEHVLPPLDAELAPLVADELTAHGVHLHVGTSARRITARDDDGAVTVTLSDGTDVPADVVVVNVGVRPASDLARDAGLDLGPTGAIRVDADQRTSDPHIWAVGDAVEVTRAVTGALGPVPLAGPANRQGRRAADSMLGRRTTPQAPVLGTAIVRVFGLTAAMTGPGQADLRRAGMAHEVVRIHPGHHAGYFPGAEQVHLVATFAPDGRLLGVQGVGRDGVDKRIDVLATALRAGMTADDLAELELAYAPPYGSAKDPVNMLGFVAQNVLDGTMPQWHPDELDAVLAETLVLDVRSRAEYGRGHLEGALNIPHTELRARLDEVRDAAGGRPVSVHCASGVRSHIATRVLLAAGLDARNLSGGWLTLTAVHPRLTRA
- a CDS encoding metal-sensitive transcriptional regulator; the encoded protein is MELDKDEMVKVTNRLRRAQGQLAAVVRMLDEGRDCEDVVMQLSAVSRALDRAGFAIIASGMRQCLTAPAAGDEDAAPTLDVAKLEKLFLSLA
- a CDS encoding glutamate decarboxylase, coding for MVTNTRRVARRQDEPDVVELNPVFARPGEATELPKFRMPDDESMPSTAYQVVHDEAMLDGNARLNLATFVGTWMDEYASRLYLEAADKNMIDKDEYPQTAAVETRCWTMLGDLWHAPDPEHTIGTSTIGSSEAAMLGGLALKRRWQHARRAAGKATDRPNLVMSSAVQVCWEKFCNYFEVEARYVPITEEHKVLDGFELEKYVDENTIGVVAIMGVTYTGMYEPVTEIAAALDRIQESTGLDVPIHVDGASGGMIAPFVQPDLEWDFRVARVASINTSGHKYGLVYPGLGWVVWRDVESLPEDLVFRVSYLGGDMPTFALNFSRPGAQVLLQYYLFIRLGRAGYTAVQRTAHDVALYLSGEIAKMPAFELWNDGSDIPVFAWRLRHGHTENWNLYHLSERLRMKGWLVPAYPMPDDLPDVTVQRVVVRNGFSHDLASAFLADLAAEVEYLDALTGPMPTEGQRSGFHH